Proteins encoded together in one Oncorhynchus masou masou isolate Uvic2021 chromosome 3, UVic_Omas_1.1, whole genome shotgun sequence window:
- the LOC135506962 gene encoding alanine aminotransferase 2-like: MENLFASSREGVRKPYMDVIDVSWGDPHGGGAKPLTFVRQVLAACIYPELVESDKLPVDVKQRAQSLLSACDGGSVGSYTLSGGISYIQCSVSNFISRRDGGVPSSPDNIFMTSGSQRSLMLVLKLLVHNQASLPTGVLTAVPTYSSFKMMLQRLGAAVVPYYLDEEQCWAMEVEELRRALQASKGVCNTVALYVINPGNPTGHVQSRKCIEKVIRFAAEERLFLMADEVYQESVFGEGSEFVSYKKVLSEMGPPLSHTVELASFHSASKGFMGECGLRGGYVELVNLDPAIMKYAYTLFSTDICAPVTGQLALELMANPPRPGDPSYPVYAQETQSIRAMLVHNMNWVPEFLNNIPGISCQPMMGGAFVFPRLYLPQAAIEKAKVVGMQPDLWYCKRLLEEAGVCVGPGCEYGQKEGTHHIRLCVMTPVETMEEVLKRLKNFHLHFVKEFS; this comes from the exons ATGGAGAACCTCTTCGCCAGCTCCAGGGAG GGAGTGAGGAAGCCCTATATGGATGTGATAGACGTTAGTTGGGGAGACCCACACGGAGGAGGGGCAAAACCCTTGACTTTTGTCCGACAG gtTCTTGCAGCCTGCATATACCCTGAGCTGGTCGAAAGTGATAAACTGCCAGTGGACGTTAAACAGAGGGCCCAAAGCCTACTGAGCGCATGTGATGGGGGGAGTGTAG GCTCATACACGCTCTCTGGTGGTATCTCTTATATACAGTGCAGTGTGTCCAACTTCATCTCTCGACGAGATGGTGGTGTACCATCGTCCCCCGATAATATCTTCATGACATCTGGCTCCCAGAGGTCTTTAATG cTGGTTCTGAAGCTGTTGGTCCACAATCAGGCCTCACTCCCGACAGGTGTGCTGACCGCTGTTCCCACCTACTCTTCCTTCAAAATGATGTTGCAAAGGCTCGGGGCAGCCGTTGTTCCCTACTACCTAGATGAGGAGCAGTGTTGGGCAATGGAGGTGGAGGAGCTACGCAGAGCACTACAGGCCTCTAAGGGTGTCTGCAACACAGTTGCCCTGTATGTCATCAACCCGGGGAATCCTACAG GTCATGTTCAGAGCAGGAAGTGTATTGAAAAGGTGATCCGATTCGCCGCTGAGGAGAGGCTCTTCCTCATGGCTGATGAG GTGTATCAGGAAAGTGTGTTTGGGGAGGGCAGTGAGTTTGTCTCCTATAAGAAGGTTCTGTCTGAAATGgggcctcctctctctcacacagtggAACTGGCCTCTTTCCACTCAGCGTCCAAAGGCTTCATGGGAGA GTGTGGGCTACGTGGGGGGTACGTGGAGCTGGTGAACCTTGACCCCGCCATCATGAAGTACGCCTACACCCTCTTTTCCACTGACATCTGTGCCCCTGTGACTGGTCAGCTAGCCCTGGAGCTCATGGCTAACCCTCCCAGGCCAGGGGACCCCTCATACCCGGTCTACGCCCAG GAGACCCAGTCTATCCGGGCCATGCTGGTCCATAACATGAACTGGGTCCCAGAGTTTCTGAACAATATCCCAGGGATCAGCTGTCAGCCGATGATGGGAGGAGCTTTCGTATTCCCCCGGCTGTATCTACCCCAAGCAGCCATTGAGAAGGCCAAG GTGGTGGGGATGCAGCCTGACCTGTGGTACTGTAAACGGTTACTAGAGGAggcaggagtgtgtgtgggaCCGGGGTGTGAGTATGGACAGAAGGAAGGCACCCACCACATCAG acTGTGTGTCATGACCCCAGTGGAGACCATGGAAGAGGTACTGAAACGCCTAAAGAACTTCCACCTGCACTTCGTCAAGGAGTTCTCCTGA